In Candidatus Thermoplasmatota archaeon, a single window of DNA contains:
- the rrp4 gene encoding exosome complex RNA-binding protein Rrp4 — MSKEKREVVIPGQLLGDVRKNKLGHGTFVENGRIYAERLGVLNKNSDYINVIPLKGRYDPIEGDFVIGIVEEALPSGWLVDINAPYPALLHVTEVPWEIEFGETEKYLNHGDSIMAKILQVDVTKRIQITLNDRNLYKIKGGQIIDVEPSKVPRIIGKKGSMIALLKKYTRCRIFVGQNGRIWIDGDNEGIEKVLQAIRKIEDEALSYGLTNRIEAFLKKDAKDVR, encoded by the coding sequence ATGTCCAAAGAAAAACGTGAAGTAGTTATCCCAGGTCAGCTTCTCGGTGATGTACGTAAAAACAAACTAGGGCATGGTACTTTTGTCGAAAACGGCAGGATATATGCTGAGAGACTGGGAGTACTAAATAAAAACTCAGACTACATAAACGTGATACCACTAAAAGGTCGTTATGACCCAATTGAGGGAGATTTTGTTATAGGCATAGTAGAAGAAGCGTTGCCCTCGGGTTGGCTTGTTGACATAAACGCACCTTATCCAGCGTTACTGCATGTAACCGAGGTGCCATGGGAGATAGAATTCGGCGAGACAGAAAAATATTTAAACCATGGTGATTCCATAATGGCAAAGATTCTCCAGGTTGATGTAACAAAGAGAATACAGATAACATTGAATGATCGTAACTTGTATAAAATCAAGGGAGGGCAAATAATCGATGTCGAACCTTCTAAGGTACCAAGGATTATAGGTAAGAAAGGCTCGATGATAGCTCTCCTAAAGAAATATACAAGGTGTCGCATTTTCGTTGGTCAAAACGGAAGAATATGGATAGATGGTGATAACGAGGGTATTGAAAAAGTACTTCAAGCAATAAGGAAAATTGAGGACGAAGCCCTAAGCTATGGGCTTACAAATAGAATTGAGGCTTTTTTAAAGAAAGATGCAAAGGATGTTAGATAA
- a CDS encoding DNA-directed RNA polymerase subunit D, which yields MKIEVKELKPKKAVLKIEETKPYFVNSLRRIMLSELPKLAVEDVVIYDNTSPLFDEIIAHRLGMIPIPTDLSLLKFRDECVCNGKGCPNCTVRYTLSKEGKGVVYSGDLQPEEKSWAIKEDKIPIVELYGDQRLILEVEAVLGRGKDHAKWQCVQAPAYKYYPIIEIDQKKCNLCKQCVDACPKKILEIKNNKLVVTDIEKCTTCKSCMEVCESKAITASGDENKFLFHFETDGSLSAKDALKESAKILMDKYAEFNELLKKSK from the coding sequence ATGAAAATCGAGGTAAAAGAGCTGAAACCTAAAAAAGCTGTTTTAAAAATTGAGGAAACAAAACCCTATTTTGTCAACTCACTCAGGCGTATAATGCTCTCAGAGTTACCAAAACTTGCTGTAGAAGATGTTGTGATATATGATAACACAAGCCCGCTTTTTGATGAAATCATAGCACATCGCCTTGGTATGATACCTATCCCAACTGATCTAAGTTTACTAAAATTTAGAGATGAATGTGTTTGTAACGGCAAAGGATGCCCAAACTGTACAGTGAGATACACACTTAGCAAAGAAGGGAAAGGTGTAGTGTACTCAGGTGATCTTCAGCCAGAGGAAAAAAGCTGGGCTATAAAAGAGGATAAAATTCCTATAGTGGAACTATATGGAGACCAGCGTTTAATACTAGAGGTGGAGGCTGTTCTTGGTCGAGGAAAAGACCATGCAAAATGGCAATGTGTCCAAGCACCAGCATACAAATATTACCCTATTATTGAGATTGACCAAAAGAAATGCAACCTATGTAAACAATGTGTAGATGCTTGCCCGAAAAAGATTCTGGAGATTAAAAACAATAAACTAGTGGTTACTGACATAGAAAAATGCACGACATGTAAATCATGCATGGAAGTATGTGAGAGTAAAGCAATAACAGCTAGCGGTGATGAGAACAAGTTTTTATTCCATTTTGAGACAGATGGATCCCTAAGCGCAAAAGATGCATTGAAAGAGTCAGCGAAGATACTGATGGATAAATACGCGGAGTTCAACGAGTTACTTAAAAAATCAAAATAA
- a CDS encoding 30S ribosomal protein S13 translates to MAEKKGKQAKPETKKELPKRGSDFKYIVRIANTDINGEKSLVYGLTTIKGIGRHMGTMIADLAGLDRMMKIGDLKDDQIEKIKEILEKVNKLGPKWMLNHRKDYETAEDLHLIGVDIDARLREEINIMKKIRSYKGVRHEAGLPVRGQRTRAHGRVGLALGVSRKAAREATASKEKEKGKSKE, encoded by the coding sequence ATGGCAGAGAAAAAAGGTAAACAAGCAAAACCTGAAACTAAAAAAGAGTTACCAAAAAGAGGATCGGATTTTAAATACATTGTTAGAATCGCTAACACAGATATTAATGGTGAAAAATCCCTTGTTTATGGTTTAACTACGATAAAAGGCATAGGTAGACATATGGGTACTATGATTGCTGATTTAGCAGGTCTTGACAGGATGATGAAAATCGGGGATTTAAAAGATGATCAAATAGAAAAGATCAAAGAGATCCTTGAAAAAGTAAATAAGTTAGGACCTAAATGGATGCTTAATCATCGTAAGGATTACGAGACTGCAGAGGATTTACATCTTATAGGTGTAGATATAGATGCTAGGTTGAGAGAAGAAATCAACATAATGAAAAAGATAAGATCATATAAGGGTGTTAGACACGAGGCAGGTCTTCCTGTGAGAGGACAGCGTACCAGGGCTCATGGTAGAGTTGGTTTAGCGCTAGGTGTATCTCGTAAAGCAGCTAGAGAAGCTACTGCCAGTAAAGAAAAGGAAAAAGGAAAAAGTAAAGAGTGA
- a CDS encoding KEOPS complex subunit Pcc1, translating into MKKASFEFVFDSEKEAEIVLESLNPEVKNKIPKTNVKISIFQKKLFLEIESNDISSLRAACNSYLRWINTALAVKKTV; encoded by the coding sequence ATGAAAAAAGCATCTTTTGAATTCGTTTTTGACTCTGAAAAGGAAGCCGAGATAGTGTTAGAGTCGTTGAACCCCGAGGTTAAAAATAAGATACCAAAGACAAATGTTAAAATATCCATTTTTCAAAAAAAGTTATTTCTAGAGATAGAATCTAATGATATTAGTTCTTTGAGGGCAGCCTGCAACTCTTATCTTAGATGGATTAATACTGCTCTGGCTGTGAAAAAAACAGTTTAA
- a CDS encoding 30S ribosomal protein S4: MGKPKFSRKKYEKPSHPWQADRIQAENELIKKYGLKNKREIWKAESALKRYRSQARELLAKIRVGDPQTKKESEQLLTHLTRLNILPANPTLDDVLALNTESILSRRLQTVTYLKGLASTPIQARQLITHGHIAINGRKVTVPSYMVTKEEESNISYLVSSPLNDAMHPARPKPDFKSALVKKEDLSEKTKEQKTEKPKEKIQPEQITEKVDELKEEEKTVVEDKQGVKEGGNQDG, translated from the coding sequence ATGGGTAAACCAAAGTTTTCTAGAAAAAAATATGAGAAACCTAGTCACCCCTGGCAGGCGGATCGTATACAGGCTGAGAACGAGTTAATAAAGAAATATGGATTGAAAAACAAGAGGGAGATTTGGAAAGCTGAGAGTGCTTTAAAAAGATACAGAAGCCAGGCTAGAGAGTTGCTGGCAAAAATACGGGTAGGTGATCCTCAGACGAAGAAAGAGAGTGAACAGTTGCTAACACATCTCACCCGTCTGAATATATTGCCAGCTAATCCAACTTTAGATGATGTACTTGCTTTGAACACAGAATCGATACTTTCCAGGAGACTTCAGACTGTTACCTATCTAAAAGGTTTAGCTAGTACGCCAATTCAGGCTAGGCAGCTTATAACACATGGTCACATAGCTATTAATGGTCGGAAGGTTACTGTCCCAAGTTATATGGTGACAAAAGAAGAAGAAAGCAACATTTCTTATCTTGTTAGTTCACCGCTGAATGATGCTATGCATCCTGCTCGACCGAAACCTGATTTCAAATCTGCTTTAGTAAAAAAAGAGGATTTATCTGAAAAAACAAAAGAGCAAAAAACTGAGAAGCCTAAGGAAAAAATACAGCCTGAACAAATAACTGAGAAAGTAGATGAATTAAAAGAAGAAGAAAAAACCGTGGTAGAAGATAAACAAGGGGTTAAGGAAGGAGGTAACCAGGATGGGTAG
- a CDS encoding adenylosuccinate synthase has product MTVNLVIGTQWGDEGKGKVVDYFAKDADYVVRFQGGNNAGHTIKVGGEVYKLHIVPSGVIQGKIGVIGNGCVIDPEVLIHEIDELVKRGIKPKLLISDRANIIMPYHKILDGAEEKYLGDKKIGTTKRGIGPCYSDKIARNGIRMVDLLDKETLSKKLDIILTIKQRIFDAYGVDEKLDKKMILETYVNYGERLKEFITTTHIELNRAIKSGKNILLEGAQGTMLDVDFGTYPYTTSSHTVAGGSTIGSGIGPRFIDDIIGIVKAYTTRVGEGPLPTELMDETGRYLQQKGYEFGTTTSRPRRCGWLDLVVVKHSCMISGVTKIAITKLDVLDGLKTVKICTHYLLDGKKIDFFPANIEEARRCKPVYKEFKGWSKINTCSTKLVDLPKEAREYLRFIEKEVDVPIAIVSIGPGRTETIEV; this is encoded by the coding sequence ATGACGGTAAACCTTGTAATCGGTACACAATGGGGGGATGAAGGTAAAGGGAAAGTTGTTGACTATTTTGCAAAAGATGCTGATTATGTTGTGCGTTTTCAGGGTGGGAACAACGCGGGTCATACGATAAAAGTTGGTGGGGAGGTATACAAGCTTCATATAGTACCATCTGGTGTTATCCAAGGTAAAATAGGTGTTATTGGTAATGGTTGTGTGATTGATCCTGAGGTTTTGATTCATGAGATAGATGAGCTGGTGAAACGTGGTATAAAACCAAAATTATTGATTAGTGATAGGGCGAACATAATAATGCCTTATCATAAAATCTTGGATGGTGCAGAGGAAAAATATCTTGGTGATAAAAAAATTGGGACGACAAAAAGAGGTATTGGTCCTTGTTATAGTGATAAGATAGCACGTAATGGAATAAGGATGGTAGATCTTTTAGATAAAGAGACGTTGAGTAAAAAACTTGATATCATCCTCACCATTAAACAGAGAATTTTTGATGCATATGGTGTAGATGAAAAACTCGATAAAAAGATGATACTTGAAACCTATGTGAATTATGGTGAGAGGTTGAAAGAATTTATTACAACTACACATATTGAATTGAACAGAGCCATAAAATCTGGTAAAAATATTCTCCTTGAAGGAGCCCAGGGCACTATGCTTGATGTTGACTTTGGTACATATCCTTATACAACTTCTTCTCATACAGTCGCTGGTGGTTCAACAATTGGTTCAGGGATAGGACCACGATTTATTGATGATATAATAGGTATTGTAAAGGCTTACACAACCCGTGTGGGTGAGGGGCCTCTACCAACTGAATTAATGGATGAAACTGGTAGATACCTCCAGCAGAAAGGATATGAGTTTGGAACAACGACTAGTAGACCTAGGCGATGCGGATGGCTTGACCTTGTTGTAGTAAAACACTCATGTATGATATCAGGTGTGACGAAAATTGCCATAACAAAACTTGATGTGTTAGATGGTTTAAAAACAGTAAAAATTTGTACACACTATTTGCTTGATGGTAAAAAGATTGATTTCTTCCCAGCTAACATTGAGGAAGCGAGGAGATGTAAACCTGTTTACAAAGAGTTCAAGGGATGGAGCAAGATAAATACATGTTCAACTAAACTAGTTGATCTGCCGAAAGAAGCACGAGAATACCTGAGATTTATAGAAAAAGAAGTAGACGTACCTATAGCTATTGTTTCAATTGGGCCTGGCAGAACTGAGACTATAGAGGTTTAA
- a CDS encoding ribosome assembly factor SBDS, whose translation MVSLDEAVIARLKKGEEHFEVLVDPDAASDLIDGKEVNILQNLAIDAIFKDSKKGTRASSDALKKSFGTDNIEEIAKMIILKGDIQLTTEQRHRMQKNKRNRIIDIIVRNAMDPKTKSPHPRQRIELAMDQAGVHIDPFKSVNEQVKVVIDALRPLIPISIEQVRISVKIPAQFIGRAYGVARNFGVLEREDWQSDGSWIGIVRLAAGMQTDFYDKLNEVTKGNVSTKILK comes from the coding sequence TTGGTTAGTCTTGATGAGGCTGTTATTGCTAGATTAAAAAAGGGTGAAGAACACTTTGAGGTGTTAGTTGATCCTGATGCAGCATCTGATTTAATTGATGGTAAAGAAGTAAACATTTTACAGAATCTTGCTATCGATGCTATTTTTAAGGATTCGAAGAAAGGCACCCGTGCTTCTTCTGATGCGCTTAAAAAAAGTTTTGGTACAGACAATATAGAAGAAATAGCTAAGATGATTATTCTCAAAGGTGATATTCAGCTTACCACTGAACAGCGTCATAGGATGCAGAAGAACAAGAGGAATAGGATTATTGATATAATTGTTAGAAACGCTATGGACCCGAAAACAAAATCGCCTCATCCACGTCAAAGAATTGAGCTAGCAATGGACCAAGCAGGTGTTCATATAGATCCTTTTAAATCTGTTAATGAGCAGGTTAAGGTAGTTATTGATGCTTTGAGACCACTGATTCCGATCTCAATTGAGCAGGTTAGGATTTCTGTTAAAATTCCTGCTCAGTTCATAGGTAGAGCCTATGGTGTTGCTCGTAATTTTGGTGTACTAGAGCGGGAGGACTGGCAATCTGATGGATCATGGATTGGTATTGTTAGACTCGCAGCTGGTATGCAAACAGATTTTTATGATAAATTAAATGAGGTTACCAAAGGTAACGTTTCTACGAAGATTCTGAAATAA
- a CDS encoding archaellum operon transcriptional activator EarA family protein, which yields MQRENNKIQTSPDIKVPLAMRALRRSNIRKKIAEYLFDISPSYSYTSEIAYHVKTTPSNVIGAIRGMESRYKQDESLISLDIVEMKSGGKDIKLYGLTPFGKEIIEAMRSRK from the coding sequence ATGCAGCGAGAAAACAATAAAATTCAAACTTCTCCAGATATCAAAGTCCCCCTAGCAATGAGGGCGCTGAGAAGGAGTAATATAAGGAAAAAAATTGCTGAGTATCTTTTTGATATAAGCCCTAGCTATAGTTATACTTCTGAGATTGCTTATCATGTTAAAACTACTCCATCCAATGTTATTGGTGCTATTCGTGGTATGGAATCAAGATATAAACAAGATGAGTCACTTATAAGCTTGGATATAGTAGAGATGAAAAGCGGTGGAAAAGACATAAAACTCTATGGACTAACCCCATTTGGTAAAGAAATAATAGAGGCGATGCGATCTAGAAAATAA
- the rrp41 gene encoding exosome complex exonuclease Rrp41: protein MIPKSEIKLIDEKGRRLDGRKPDELRKIKIEAGVLHRADGSCYLEWGGNKILAAVYGPREALPKHTQNPLKAVVNARYNMAAFSVEERKRPGPDRRSVEISKVISEALEKVILTDKFPRASIDVNIEVLDAEAGTRCAGLTAAAVALVDAGIPMRDIPVACAAGKIDGRVVLDLGKEEDNLGDADLPVAISPRTDEILLLQMDGHLTLEEFEEAFDLAIKGCHIVSDMQKKAIEDKYKAILEVE, encoded by the coding sequence ATGATTCCGAAATCAGAAATTAAATTAATAGATGAAAAAGGAAGAAGACTAGATGGTAGAAAACCAGATGAACTAAGAAAAATCAAAATTGAAGCAGGGGTTTTACATAGAGCCGATGGCTCCTGTTACCTTGAATGGGGTGGAAATAAGATACTTGCTGCTGTATATGGGCCAAGAGAGGCTCTACCAAAACATACACAGAACCCGCTAAAAGCTGTTGTTAACGCTCGTTATAACATGGCTGCTTTTAGTGTAGAAGAACGTAAAAGACCAGGACCTGATAGGAGAAGCGTTGAGATATCAAAGGTTATATCTGAGGCTTTGGAGAAAGTGATTTTAACTGACAAGTTCCCAAGAGCATCTATTGATGTGAACATAGAGGTTTTAGATGCTGAGGCTGGTACAAGGTGCGCTGGTCTAACCGCTGCTGCTGTGGCATTAGTTGATGCAGGTATACCGATGAGAGACATACCAGTGGCTTGTGCTGCTGGTAAAATAGATGGTAGGGTTGTACTTGACCTTGGTAAAGAGGAGGACAATTTAGGTGATGCTGATCTACCTGTTGCTATTTCTCCGCGTACAGATGAAATACTGCTTCTTCAGATGGATGGCCATCTAACCCTGGAGGAATTTGAGGAAGCTTTTGATTTAGCGATCAAAGGATGTCATATAGTTTCTGATATGCAGAAGAAAGCGATTGAGGATAAATACAAAGCTATTTTGGAGGTAGAATAA
- a CDS encoding PKD domain-containing protein, protein MKVLHLNLRIDTIIITILVLLVVLASFPVMAETSQVYYVDLTEGLPDDWTIINGGNTNDTWEYLAGGFGVFCDDRTAGPSVIMDEQLISPIVNCLKLASVFLEYYHNFNGGKGSYIDQGDVYVSNDGGASWVNVATYLPGTLSQRVIKIDITSIAAGYSKVMIKFYFHDFGSYGYWWQVFNVKISGELKEFFDPPVADFSWSPNQQYEGFPIQFTDLSSSRSCDIVSWSWDFGGVVTSSEQNPVFTFMDDGIYTVTLTVTDEIGYTDTVSYEVTVLRLNPVDDIEKLIQDVKDMNLHKGIQTSLIAKLDSALQSIKNGCYEEAISALKAFMNEAKAQSGKKILLDQANYLIESTQHIINIM, encoded by the coding sequence ATGAAGGTACTTCACCTTAATTTAAGAATAGATACTATAATTATAACAATACTTGTTTTACTAGTGGTTTTAGCATCTTTTCCTGTGATGGCTGAGACTTCGCAGGTTTACTATGTTGATTTAACAGAGGGGCTTCCAGATGATTGGACTATTATAAATGGTGGTAACACAAATGATACATGGGAATATCTAGCTGGGGGTTTCGGTGTTTTCTGTGATGACAGAACCGCAGGGCCATCAGTTATAATGGATGAACAGTTGATATCACCGATTGTAAACTGTTTAAAACTTGCTAGCGTATTCCTAGAATACTACCATAATTTCAATGGCGGTAAAGGTTCTTATATTGATCAGGGTGATGTATATGTTTCAAATGATGGTGGTGCAAGCTGGGTTAACGTAGCAACTTATCTACCAGGTACTTTAAGTCAGCGTGTTATAAAAATTGATATAACAAGCATTGCTGCTGGTTATTCAAAAGTGATGATCAAGTTCTATTTCCATGATTTTGGAAGCTATGGTTACTGGTGGCAGGTTTTTAATGTGAAAATAAGTGGCGAGTTGAAAGAGTTTTTTGATCCCCCTGTTGCAGATTTCAGTTGGAGTCCAAATCAGCAGTATGAAGGTTTCCCTATCCAGTTTACTGATCTTTCCTCATCACGATCTTGTGATATTGTTTCTTGGAGTTGGGATTTCGGAGGCGTAGTTACATCATCTGAGCAGAACCCAGTCTTTACTTTCATGGATGATGGAATCTACACGGTAACATTAACAGTAACAGATGAAATTGGATATACTGACACTGTTTCATATGAGGTTACTGTTTTACGTTTAAATCCTGTTGATGACATCGAAAAACTAATCCAGGATGTTAAAGACATGAATCTCCACAAGGGTATACAGACAAGCTTAATCGCAAAACTAGATAGTGCTCTACAATCTATTAAAAATGGATGTTATGAAGAGGCAATATCGGCATTAAAAGCTTTTATGAATGAAGCTAAAGCACAAAGCGGTAAAAAGATATTACTTGACCAAGCAAATTATTTGATAGAAAGTACCCAACACATCATTAATATAATGTAA
- the rpl37A gene encoding 50S ribosomal protein L37Ae, whose amino-acid sequence MAKRTKKVGSVGRFQARYGVRAKTMVKNIEIIEKAKHDCPKCGNKKVKRIGTSIWQCKKCGVKFAGGAYQPRTEPGQNIEKIIRGEITPEILKEREEEKGDKKL is encoded by the coding sequence ATGGCGAAAAGAACAAAAAAAGTAGGCTCAGTAGGGCGTTTTCAGGCTAGATATGGTGTTAGAGCAAAAACTATGGTTAAAAACATTGAAATAATAGAAAAAGCAAAACATGACTGCCCAAAATGTGGTAATAAAAAAGTGAAAAGAATAGGTACTAGCATATGGCAGTGTAAAAAATGTGGTGTAAAATTTGCTGGCGGTGCTTATCAGCCTAGGACAGAACCTGGTCAGAACATAGAAAAAATAATTAGAGGAGAAATCACACCAGAGATACTCAAAGAACGTGAGGAAGAAAAAGGTGATAAGAAGCTATGA
- the rrp42 gene encoding exosome complex protein Rrp42 has translation MTVIASLKRDYLSRLAEQGKRADGRRFDEYRKIEIETGVVSRAEGSAKVKIGNTQVIVGIKMDIGEPYPDSPNCGVMTTAAELIPMASPDFEAGPPQEDAIELARVVDRGIRESEIIEFEKLCIEPADKENKGKVWIVFIDIHILDYDGNLFDTASLAALAALFTANVPAKRFELGEDYPLPLRDPPISCTAVKFNRAVVFDPSLDEEEIAEARLTVATDKNGHIRAMQKGLNGSFTKEEIKKVIKASIDNGKELRNILYKSIGK, from the coding sequence ATGACAGTTATAGCTTCTTTGAAACGTGATTATCTCTCCAGGCTTGCTGAACAGGGGAAAAGGGCAGATGGTAGAAGATTCGATGAGTACAGAAAAATTGAGATTGAAACAGGTGTTGTTTCAAGAGCAGAGGGATCAGCTAAGGTTAAAATAGGTAACACCCAGGTTATTGTTGGTATAAAAATGGATATCGGTGAACCTTATCCTGATTCGCCTAACTGTGGTGTTATGACCACAGCTGCTGAGCTTATACCAATGGCTTCACCTGATTTCGAGGCAGGCCCACCGCAGGAGGATGCCATAGAACTAGCTAGGGTTGTTGACAGAGGTATACGTGAATCTGAGATTATAGAATTTGAAAAACTGTGTATAGAGCCAGCTGACAAGGAAAATAAGGGGAAAGTCTGGATAGTTTTCATTGATATACATATACTCGACTATGATGGTAACCTGTTTGATACAGCTTCGCTTGCTGCCTTGGCTGCATTGTTTACAGCAAATGTACCAGCTAAACGTTTTGAGCTAGGCGAAGATTACCCGCTTCCACTAAGAGATCCTCCTATATCTTGTACAGCTGTAAAGTTCAACAGGGCAGTAGTCTTTGATCCCTCTCTTGATGAAGAGGAGATAGCAGAGGCTAGGTTAACTGTTGCAACAGACAAAAACGGGCATATAAGAGCTATGCAGAAGGGGCTAAACGGTAGTTTCACTAAGGAGGAGATAAAAAAAGTTATTAAAGCCTCCATTGATAACGGGAAAGAACTCAGGAACATATTATACAAAAGCATAGGGAAATAA
- the psmA gene encoding archaeal proteasome endopeptidase complex subunit alpha yields the protein MQPANMAYDRAITVFSPDGRLFQVEYAREAVKRGTTTAGLKYRSGVVLIVDKRITSRLVEPESIEKIFEIDDHIGCATSGLVADARALIDRARIDAQINEITYNEKIQVKTLVKRICDFKQTYTQYGGVRPFGTALLIAGVDETGARLFATDPSGAYMEYKASSEGAGRNGAVDYFERYYKEDVSMDEAIDLGIKALNKGTEGKLNADATEIGVVDKSFKFHILSPNETKNYVAKALGGK from the coding sequence ATGCAACCCGCAAATATGGCATATGATAGAGCTATTACCGTGTTTTCTCCAGATGGGAGACTATTCCAGGTAGAGTATGCACGTGAGGCTGTTAAAAGAGGGACCACCACTGCTGGTCTGAAATATAGGAGTGGCGTGGTTTTAATTGTTGATAAGCGTATTACTTCTCGTTTAGTTGAACCAGAGTCTATAGAGAAAATTTTTGAGATAGATGACCACATTGGTTGTGCTACCTCTGGTCTTGTTGCTGATGCTAGGGCTCTTATTGATCGTGCTCGTATAGATGCTCAGATTAATGAGATAACTTATAATGAGAAGATTCAGGTTAAGACTCTTGTGAAGCGTATATGTGATTTTAAACAGACGTATACCCAGTATGGTGGTGTTAGACCATTTGGTACTGCTCTGTTGATAGCTGGTGTTGATGAAACTGGTGCGCGTTTATTTGCTACTGACCCATCTGGTGCGTATATGGAGTATAAGGCTAGCAGTGAGGGTGCGGGTCGCAATGGTGCTGTTGATTACTTTGAGAGGTACTATAAAGAGGATGTTTCGATGGATGAAGCTATTGATTTGGGTATAAAAGCCCTAAATAAGGGTACTGAGGGTAAACTTAATGCTGATGCCACTGAGATAGGTGTTGTTGATAAATCCTTTAAGTTTCATATTTTGTCTCCTAATGAGACTAAAAATTATGTGGCTAAGGCTCTTGGGGGAAAGTAG
- a CDS encoding 30S ribosomal protein S11: MGRVGIAHIFASFNNVIITITDLTGAETIARCSGGMVTKSAKDEGAPYTAMKIAQIVAEAAIEKGIDTVNVKVRGQGGNKPTTPGRGAQAAIRSLVRSGLKIGKIEDVTPIPHDGCRKKGGRRGRRV, translated from the coding sequence ATGGGTAGAGTAGGCATTGCACATATTTTTGCGTCTTTTAACAACGTAATAATAACAATAACTGATTTAACAGGTGCTGAGACAATCGCACGTTGCTCTGGTGGCATGGTAACAAAATCCGCCAAAGACGAGGGGGCACCATACACTGCCATGAAAATCGCACAAATAGTTGCAGAAGCAGCTATAGAAAAGGGGATAGATACAGTGAACGTTAAAGTTAGAGGTCAGGGTGGAAATAAACCTACTACACCAGGTCGTGGTGCACAGGCTGCGATACGTTCACTTGTAAGAAGCGGTTTAAAAATAGGTAAAATAGAGGATGTCACTCCAATCCCACATGATGGTTGCAGAAAAAAAGGTGGCAGACGTGGTAGAAGGGTTTAG
- a CDS encoding radical SAM protein, translating into MKINEIFYSIQGEGSWSGLPNIFIRTTGCNLCCSFCDTKYAYKDGKEMGIKKIIETISRYPCKHVCLTGGEPLIQNETLELIDVLIKNKYDVCLETNGSINIEKICGKKSLMISLDIKCPSSNMHDKMYMDNIKKLGKNDQLKFVVKNKKDYSYAKKIIQLYKPVCPVFFQPVYGSNPRLLAEWILHDGLDVKLGLQVHKIIWGNRKRI; encoded by the coding sequence ATGAAGATAAACGAAATTTTTTATTCCATCCAGGGTGAAGGCAGCTGGTCTGGTTTGCCAAATATTTTCATTAGAACCACTGGTTGTAACCTATGTTGTAGTTTCTGCGACACAAAATATGCATACAAAGATGGAAAAGAAATGGGTATAAAAAAAATAATAGAAACCATTAGTAGATACCCATGTAAACATGTTTGTTTAACAGGTGGCGAACCGTTAATACAAAATGAAACCTTAGAGTTGATAGATGTTCTCATAAAAAATAAATATGATGTTTGTTTAGAAACAAATGGTAGCATAAATATAGAAAAAATCTGTGGTAAAAAATCTTTGATGATATCACTTGATATTAAATGTCCATCGTCTAATATGCATGATAAAATGTATATGGATAATATAAAAAAACTTGGTAAAAATGATCAGTTAAAGTTTGTTGTGAAAAATAAAAAAGATTACAGTTATGCAAAAAAAATAATTCAGTTATATAAACCTGTTTGCCCTGTTTTTTTCCAACCAGTTTATGGCAGCAATCCAAGACTTTTAGCAGAATGGATACTACATGATGGACTGGATGTTAAACTTGGTTTACAGGTTCATAAAATAATATGGGGCAACAGAAAGAGGATATAA
- a CDS encoding DNA-directed RNA polymerase subunit P, which translates to MTGYKCGLCKKSVKFDVKNIGMQCPYCGSKIFYKERPTVAKRIKSR; encoded by the coding sequence ATGACCGGCTATAAATGTGGGCTTTGTAAAAAAAGTGTTAAATTCGACGTTAAAAACATAGGTATGCAATGCCCCTATTGTGGTAGCAAGATTTTCTACAAAGAGAGACCAACTGTTGCTAAACGCATTAAATCAAGATAA